The genomic interval TCCCCGGCCCTGATGCGCGGGATCGACGCCGATCGTCGGCAGATACCAGTGATCACCAGACGGGTGGTAGTCGCCCACCGAACCCATCAGTGCGCCCACGCGCTCGATCTGGTCGGGCGCCATTCTCGACAACCAATTCGCCGCGAGCTCTTCGTCACTGGCGTGCACTCCCGCCGGCAACCAGAGAGCGGCTCCCGCGTCGTCTGCGGCCCGAAAGGCCGTCCCGTGCTCGAAGGCCAACCCGCCGAAGGTCTCCATCAGCGCCGCGAAGTGGGTGAAGTAGTCCTGAGCGCGCGGGAAGATCCAGCGAAACACCGGATCCGCCACGAAAGCGGCGGCGAGGGTGCCGTAGACCGCGTTGCTCTGGTCCGGCTTCGCCACATCGATCACGGGAGCGGTCGCCATCGGGTTCACCTCGAGCGGTTCAGGGCGCGTCGGTCGCCAGCTCCCGCAGGAGCTCATAGGTCATCTTCGTGCCCCGGCCCAGTTCTTCGACGCTCAGACGTTCGTTGTTGCCGTGGATGCCATCGCGATCCTGGGGAGTGATCCGGAAGGGCGCGAAGCCGTAGCAGGGAATGCCCCGCTCGCGGAAGAAGTGACAGTCCGTGAATCCGACCGCCATCGTCGGGGTGACGATCGCTTCCGGGTCGTAGCGCGCAGCGAGCCTCCGGAGCGCGTCGAAGAAGGGATGGTCGACAGGGGATGCTGCAGGTGGAAAGGAGAGGAGTCGCTCGATCTCGACTGCCGGATCGGCGACGACCTCGCGCAGCGTCGCGACGAAGGCGTCGGGGTCCTGGTCCGGGAGCAGACGCACGTCGAGTTCGGCGGTGGCTTCGGGCGGGATCACGTTCGTCTTCGGGGACGCCGCGAAGCGCGTGATCGAGATCGTGTTGCGGATCATCGCGTTCTGCCGGACGTCGCTCGTGAAGCGCGCCTCGAGATCCGGGTCTTCGAGGGCGGCAGCGAGGTCCGCCCAGATCGACCGCTGGTCGGGGGGAGCAAGGTGGGCCATGTCCGCGTGGAAGCGCTGGACCCTGGGCAGGACGCGCAGCGGCGTCTCGTACGCGGCAATTCGTGAGAGTGCGCGCACCAGGCGGGTCGGCGCCGCGTCGGGACGCGGCATCGACCCGTGTCCGGGCGTCCCGCGAACGCGCAGCCGCAGCCAAAGCGGAACCTTCTGGGCCGCCTCGACCGCGTACGCGAGGGCTCGTCCGTCCGCGTCCGCCTGGATCGCTCCGCCTTCGTTGAGCATGAAGGCCGCGCCGCGGAACGCGTCGAAGTGGGACTCGACCATGTAGCCGGCCCCGGCCGCGCCCCCGGCCTCCTCGTCCGCCACGGCCAGGAGCACGATGTCGCGGTTCAGTGGAACCCGCTGCTCCGCGAGCGTGCGCATCGCCAGCGCGTGGGTGATGCCCAGGCCCTTCGTGTCGAGGGCGCCGCGGCCCCAGATCTGTCCGTCCACGATCTCTCCGCCGAAGGGATCGCGCTCCCAGTAGCGCGCGTCGGCCGCGACGACATCGATGTGATGCATCAGGAGGATCGCTCCGCCGGCTCCACTGCCGCGCAAGCGCGCCACCAGGCTCGCCCGACCCGGGGCCGACGCGAATTCCTCGACTTCGATGGCGGTGTCCTCGAACAAGCCCCGCAGAAACGGTACGGCCGACACTTCGTTCCCGGGCGGGTTCGTCGTATCGATGCGCAGATACTCGGAGAGCCGTGAAGCGGCCTCGGCCTCGATCACCTCCCAGTCGAGCGGGGGCGGCGACTCGATGCCGGGGGTCGCGCAAGCCAGGAGCGCAGCGCTGCCGGCCAGCGCAGCGGTCACCGGGAGCAGACGGCGGACCATCGCGCTCAGACCGCCTCCTCGGTGACGTCCGCAGCGGTGCGCACCGAGCGCGCCCGCGCGTGGCCGGCGATCGCCAGGAACTCCTCCGCCCAGGCGGGCCCCGTCCCGTCGTCCTCGTGCTTGAAGAACACGAAGAGCTCGGACCAGCGCTGGGGTCGCAGTCGGTGCCACCAGTCGCGCAGGCTCGCCTCGTCGTAGTCGGTGCGACGCAGCCGGAGGTAGCCGAACTCGGCCACGTCACAGAGCGGCGTCTGTTCCTCCTCGGTCTCCGTCACGACCCACGCCACGCCGCGTTCGCGCAGGCAGCGGGCCACCGCGTCCTCCTGCCAGCTCGCGTGGCGAAACTCGAGGGCTGCCGGCGCACGCCCGTCGAGCTGGTCGAGGAACGCTTCGAGCCTCCCGACGTCACAGCGCAGGTACGGAGGCAGCTGAAAGAGCAGCGTGCCCAGGCGGTCACCGAGCGGCTCGAGCACCGAGAGCAGGTAGTCGAGCTCTTCCCCGGCGTCCTGGATCCGCTTCTGGTGGGTGATCCGGCGGCTGGCCTTGATCGCGAACCGGAAGTCGTCGGGCACCTGCGCGGCCCAGCCTTCGACCACCTCGCGTTTCGGCATGCGGTAGAAGGTGTTGTTGATCTCGACCGCGGGCAGCTGCTCCGCGTAGAAGGAGAGCATCTCGGCCGGACGGATCTTCTCGGGGTAGAAGGAGCCCTTCCACTCCTTGTACGCAAAGCCACTCGTGCCGATCCGGAGGTTCATCGGCGAATCCACGCTTCGGGGGGGTAGGAAAAGGGGGAGAGGCGCAGTATGCCACAGCCCTCCAGCCTCCCGGCTACGCAGCCGCGGCGCGGATCAGAGCCCCCGCGATCTCGAACATCCCGCCGATCGCAACGATGAAAGCCACCGTGCGCAGATAGGGGACGCCCGCGACGTAGATCAGCGCATGGGCGACGCGGCCCCAGAAGAAGAACGTTGCGCCTCGAGCCGTTTCGTCGTTCGAGACGCCGGCCAGGTGAGCCGCGAGCACGAGCGCCGTGAACGGAATCAGGTTCTCGAGCATGTTGCGGTGCGCGCGCACCACCCGCTCTCCCCAGCCCGGCAGGGCGACGTCTTCATCGCGATTCCCGAAGCCGTAGCGCAGCCCGGCCACCGAGATGTGCGCGATGAGCACGCTCAGCGACTGCACGATCATCAACACCGCCGCGTAGGTCAACATCTGGAGTTCGGTGGTCATTGGCTCCTCCGGTCATGGGCGCCGTCGTCGTCGTTCGTCGAGATCTGCGCTTCCCAACGGGCGCGATCGATGGCATACACGGCGACATCGTGCCCCTGCAGCTGACGCCGCTCATGGAACGACTCGCCAACCTTCTCCGCAACGCGAATCGAGGCGACATTGTCGGGCAGGATCACGCTGATGACCCGTGCGACGCGCTGGGTGGCGAACGCGTCCGCGAGGGAAGCCCGTGCGCCTTCCGTGGCGAAGCCCTCTCCCCAGCGTTCGCGATCCACCATCCAGCCCACTTCGAGGCCCGGCCATCCTTCTGGCTGGTACAAGCCGATCCGGCCCAGGAGCGCTCCGCTCGATCGCTCCTCGACCGCCCACAGGCCGAAACCGCGGATCTGCCAGTGGCCGAGCACGTAGCCGAGCGAACGCCAGGCCTCTTCGCGGTTCAAGGGTCGACCGTTCCCGATGAAGCGCATCGTTTCCGCGTCGCCCAGGATGCGTGCGTAGGCGTCGAGGTCGCTCTCGCGGAACTGCCGCAGCCGCAGACGGTCGGTGTGAAGCTCGGCGCTGGACATGGGGCCGACGCGCGGCCTAGTGAGAAACGCCCGGCTCGGGCCCGTTCGAGACCCACGGTGCGACCACGCGAACCTCGAGGCGGACGCAGGGCAGGCCGTGGAACGCCTCCGGCGCGTCCGACGCATCCGCGGAGAAGCCCACCAGGACGTCGGCCGCTCGCTCCAGCGAAGAGCGATCCCCGTCGCGGCGTCGCGCCACGGGCGTCGAGGGCCCCTGGGCGATGCGGCCGACCAGGTAGAAGCTCACGGTGTAGCAGTGCTGGTCCATGCTCAGTGGCTCGTCGTACTGAGCGTAGGCTTCGAGCTGAGGATCGATGCCCAGCCAGTCGAGGAACTCGAGCACCTCCGAGCTGTAGACGAGGTGGCGACTGGTGGCGAAATTGAAGCAGGCCTCGCAGCCGCAGGATTCCGCGCCGCCGCAGTCGATCAACGCGTACGCCTCGCGCGTCAGATCGGGCTCGGTATCGATCGCCCACTTGCGCAAGGCCACGGTTTCCATGGAAGGTCATCCAAGCACACGTCGCCCCCTTGCGGCCAGGGATTTCCGGGCTCAGCGCGGGTCACGCTCGG from Myxococcota bacterium carries:
- a CDS encoding MAPEG family protein, which codes for MTTELQMLTYAAVLMIVQSLSVLIAHISVAGLRYGFGNRDEDVALPGWGERVVRAHRNMLENLIPFTALVLAAHLAGVSNDETARGATFFFWGRVAHALIYVAGVPYLRTVAFIVAIGGMFEIAGALIRAAAA
- a CDS encoding DUF72 domain-containing protein; translated protein: MNLRIGTSGFAYKEWKGSFYPEKIRPAEMLSFYAEQLPAVEINNTFYRMPKREVVEGWAAQVPDDFRFAIKASRRITHQKRIQDAGEELDYLLSVLEPLGDRLGTLLFQLPPYLRCDVGRLEAFLDQLDGRAPAALEFRHASWQEDAVARCLRERGVAWVVTETEEEQTPLCDVAEFGYLRLRRTDYDEASLRDWWHRLRPQRWSELFVFFKHEDDGTGPAWAEEFLAIAGHARARSVRTAADVTEEAV
- a CDS encoding N-acetyltransferase, with the translated sequence MATAPVIDVAKPDQSNAVYGTLAAAFVADPVFRWIFPRAQDYFTHFAALMETFGGLAFEHGTAFRAADDAGAALWLPAGVHASDEELAANWLSRMAPDQIERVGALMGSVGDYHPSGDHWYLPTIGVDPAHQGRGVGSALLRSTLERCDALGLPAHLESSNRANLPLYQRFGFEIVGELQAGDSPPLWPMTRPAQ
- a CDS encoding M20/M25/M40 family metallo-hydrolase, with translation MVRRLLPVTAALAGSAALLACATPGIESPPPLDWEVIEAEAASRLSEYLRIDTTNPPGNEVSAVPFLRGLFEDTAIEVEEFASAPGRASLVARLRGSGAGGAILLMHHIDVVAADARYWERDPFGGEIVDGQIWGRGALDTKGLGITHALAMRTLAEQRVPLNRDIVLLAVADEEAGGAAGAGYMVESHFDAFRGAAFMLNEGGAIQADADGRALAYAVEAAQKVPLWLRLRVRGTPGHGSMPRPDAAPTRLVRALSRIAAYETPLRVLPRVQRFHADMAHLAPPDQRSIWADLAAALEDPDLEARFTSDVRQNAMIRNTISITRFAASPKTNVIPPEATAELDVRLLPDQDPDAFVATLREVVADPAVEIERLLSFPPAASPVDHPFFDALRRLAARYDPEAIVTPTMAVGFTDCHFFRERGIPCYGFAPFRITPQDRDGIHGNNERLSVEELGRGTKMTYELLRELATDAP
- a CDS encoding GNAT family N-acetyltransferase — its product is MSSAELHTDRLRLRQFRESDLDAYARILGDAETMRFIGNGRPLNREEAWRSLGYVLGHWQIRGFGLWAVEERSSGALLGRIGLYQPEGWPGLEVGWMVDRERWGEGFATEGARASLADAFATQRVARVISVILPDNVASIRVAEKVGESFHERRQLQGHDVAVYAIDRARWEAQISTNDDDGAHDRRSQ